A stretch of DNA from Malaclemys terrapin pileata isolate rMalTer1 chromosome 19, rMalTer1.hap1, whole genome shotgun sequence:
TTGATTAAGTTATAACCTTTACATCAGTTCTGCCTCTGCAGTAAAATTCTACTGTTGCGTTTTGGATCACAAGGCAGTCTCACCCGCTCACTCTTCTCCCAAAAAATttcagccccccgccccaggaaCAGCACCTGCCCAAGTTGTCAGACAGGCCAACCAGCTGGAGGACTTGAGAAAACCCCTTAAGAGGGGAAACATTTTTGCAAATTGCTCCAAAGCTATGACCGTTTAGCTGTTATATAAAGGAACCACTCTAGCAATTGCCTGCCTACAAATAGGGCATTTCTTTGGGTCTGGAAGTGCCTGGTAGCACTCGTCACATGAGCAGACGTGCCCACACTCCAGAAAGACACATGACTTAATGTTGCTCAGACAGACGACACAGGCATTTTTTACAGTCTCCCCACCCTCTGTGTTCATGTCATGCCTTAGCTGCCCCTGAGTCTGCCTGAATTCATCTTGCATTTGTTTCAGGCGCTGCTTTTCCCGAAACTGCCGGTACTGCTTCCGCAGAATGAAGAAGAGTGTGGCACAGGTTGCAAAGCCGAAAATGACCGTCAGGATTTTCCAGAGTTTGACATTTGATTCTTGCTTCTTCAGCAAGGAGTCAAAATCTAGGCTGCTCAGATAATACTGCAACCCTTGCTTGGGGGGCTGCAGCTTGATAGTGTTGTTGTCTAGGACCAACTCTCCCACTCCTGTTAACGTTGCTCCGACCTTCAGCATCTCTTCAGTTTCTTGGATGCCTTTGGGACGTTCGCCGCTAATGTAGTGGCCAATCACATCCGTGAAGGACTGAATAGAGGGATGGAACTTTTCATACACCGTCTCCAAGCTGAGTTCTGCAGAATCCAGGGGCTTTACCACCCTTACTGCGACGTTGGCACCGTCCTCGTGAGGCACCAAGTCAAAGGGTGTTGCATTGGTTCTCTGGTGGATGATCTTTTCACAGTCATTcctggtggaggataagtgagtgaGAAATACAGCAAACGCAGGCATAGCCATTTTCCCATCAGCTGGAACACGTGACAAGCAAAAACACAAGCCACTTCCCCCTAATTAAAGACTAGCCATGAAATAGGTGTTTAATCTGCTTTGTTGTACACACTATCTTCAAGCCCTCTACTCTTCTATAAGAGGAGGTTAAAAAGTCTTCAAAAGATACACTGAAAGTTGACTAATTTTATCcacagccaggaaaaaaaaatctttagcacCACCTAACCCTACATAAGTTAAATCAAGAAAGTATCCTTCCTCTCACATACTTGACAGTAGCATACTACAGTGTTGTGAGGCTCAACCAATTAATGCTTGCAAAGTAGACAAAAAGCACTAAAAgacaaaatattacattaattctCCTGGAACAAGTACCTTGACACTACTTGAGCCATTGAAACTTTCTGCAGCGTTTGATTCTCTTGAAAATTCCCTCCTTTACATGAGTGTGCCATAACTGGGCTTTTGGGCAAAGCACTGGTACTATTTTAATCCTATTTTTTTTACATGTCCTACCAAAGTTTCTCTAGTTCCTACAAAATAACTGTAAAGCTGTTTCTTTCTGTAGCAGTGTCGCCCGGGGATCTGTATTAGGCCCCCCTTTTGTATTCTCACACTTCCACTTAGCTCCATTATAAGGAAGCAGATACTGCACTTCCCCTGGCAAGAAGACGACACTCAGACATATCTAATTCCATCTAATCTTCCAAATGGGTTTCCAACTTGGACAAATTGTTGTGTGGCAAGAAGCACTGCACGGCACATAAGCAATTTTAATAAGTGTAACCCGATTAACTGAGGCTTTGTTTAGGCTCAGAGCGGAGCAATGATCCGGTTTCAACAGGTTCATTTGACAATGCGACTTCTGATTCCTTCTCCAGGTACTGAGTCAGGGATTCATGCTCTCACCAGATTTATCATTTGAATTATACTGTAGGTCTATTATTAAGAACTCATTTCAACATCTGGGGAATTTTGCCAGGTTGTGACCATTGTTCAATATGAACAATTTACAGCTGTTGACAAATGCTCTTAAACTAGCTAAGTTGGATTAGTGTAATTCCCTATTTTCCAGCATTTTAACAGCTACATGAGGGTCACAACACATCCTGATCTTGAAATCTTTATGTAGGCTCCTCCATAAATTCTGCTGTGATTTTAGTTTATAAGGCTTTTGGGAGAATGCCTCCCACCCCAAATAACACTTCTGCTTCCTATACCCAATAGTTTCATGCATTCTCTGAGTAGGCTAGTTATGTAAAGTCGCCCAATCTTGAAACTTTGGGGTGGGGACCAAGGGCTTGTAATAACGACTCTCCTCACGCTTACAGAGTGAAATAACCTCCCGGATGTAAACAACTGCTAATGTGCAATAGAATTCTGAAGTAGGTTAAGGACGTGACTGTTTGCTGCAAACTTCAGTTCGCCATCCCTGATTTTTTATGATTTTATTGAACAGCATTCAGACTTAGTGAGGAATGCTCTAGGAGGCTCAGATTGTTGTTGTTGCCACTGCTAATAATAATCCACACTACTTTAAGGCTTTCCCATTCCCACCACTCGATTGccaaagaattaaaaacaaatgcatcATGATGTTAAAAAACCCTCACAAAACAGTGTAAGTTGCCCCTGCAGTAGCCATTAAAGGGAACTAATAAAGTTGGCAGGCCCAAAAATCTgacctatttacattaatttgtaAAGAAAGTGAGTGTTTACAGGTGTCTTCCTTCCCAATTACCACCATCAACACTCTCTACCCTGCTCACctcaagggaaaagaaaaaaagaaatagaaaatgggtttgagagagaaaaatgttcAGCTCCTAAAGAAAGATTTAATATAGGGAATGGGATGGAAGATGCTAAATCTTACTAAAAAGTATCCATGACATGTACATGCGCCTTCAATATATACACACTTTAAGGGATTTACAAACTTTATACATAGGAATAACTTTACCCCACACTGAAACACATTAACCACTGAGTTCAATTGCAACAGCTGGTTAACACTGCACAGTAATATTACACACCAGTTTCACTTACCATCATACCCAATTTTCACAGCAGAAGGAATTTAAGGAGCCAAAATAAATGGAATTTGGCTAGGACACCAAAGTTAACAATATTACTTCTCACAGCAAGTGTCATTTGACCGCCAGTAACCAAGTGGTTACGGTTCGATCCGAATGACAGCATTACCAGCAACAAAAAGTCTGACAATCCacctatctcagaactggaagggaaagatcattgagtccaggcccctgccttcactagcaggaccaagtcagTTTTTagggcccagatccctaaatggccccctcaaggattgagctcacaaccctgggtttagcaggccaatgctcaaaccactgagctatccctcccccacactggaGCCTTGGTTCAAAATTGATCAGTAACCCATCCAAATATTGACTAGACCATTTTAATAATTGAATAACTCTCACGTCCATTCAAATCCAACACAATATTTGTCTGGTTTTGAAACAGCATCCATAATTCATGGAAAACAAAATACCCAGCCAACTAGTTACTAAGTAACCTTAGTTTACAGGCTATTTTATACAGAAGGAATTGCTCTATAATTGCCTCTCCCAACAAGTAAACTGAGTTACAAAATCTAGTTCACTGCCAAACTCCTGCATTATTCAGTAGACTTCATGACCAAATGAAATCACACCACTAAATTATCTCACCAAATTCAATACCCAATTACTTTCTTTGGCAGCTGTCTTCATCATAAAGCCAACAGGGGAAGCATATATGTCTGGATCTTGTCAAGAAGAGAAGTAGACATACCAGATATGGGTTGTTCGATTCCACACCATTTTATGCTCTTGTAGTGTCAGCCTCTGAACTACCCCCTTGCAATTGTCCACAAATTGGCTGTTGAGAGTTTCCTTAACAGACCGCACAACACCTGAAAGATACAGAACCATTTTACCAAGAGTTATAAAGGCTATATATTTGTTAACCATTATTTATTATACAtatcatttttattacatataaAATTAATAATGCCAGAGTTAACCCTGTTATGCAACAAAGGAAGACTATGGTATAGACAGGCTAAAAGTATAAGAAGAGAATTAGTGCTTTGAATTGTCAGCAACTGTCCCAGTTGAAGAACTAGAATaaggtctagagcagtggttctcaaactagggccgccacttgttcagagaaagcccctggcgggccaggcctgTTTACCTggtgcgtccgcaggttcggccgatcacggctctcactggccgcggtttgccgctccaggccaatgggggctgcaggaagtggcgcgggctgagggacatgctggctgcccttcctgcagtccccattggcctggagcggcgaaccgcagccagtgggagccgcaatcggccgaacctgcggacgcggcaggtaaacaaaccggcctggcccgccaggggctttccctgaacaaacggcagaccagctttgagaaccactggtctagagggtCAGGAGGTGGATATAGGCGAGGTAAGGAAACAGACACACTATTCTAGGGAGACTGCCTGACTTTCTATTCTAATGGAGGTCATTTAATGTAAGGACTTGTTTGGGATTAGACAGAATCCACTGGAAACATTAGGAACTATTTTATACATGTATGTGCTGAGCCTACTGCTTGAAATGGAACTTCATTATCCTTGTGAGTTTTGTTGGATGGTTCAATGTTTTCTTGACCTACCTCTGCTTTAGCTACCTGAACCTGTATCAGAGATGCTGGAGAAAAGTTATTTTCTTAGAAGAAGGGAAGGTGAAATGGAAAAGATCGAAAGCTATATTTATAACCCTTTAGTGACCCAGGCACTTCTGCACAATACCTTCAATAACTGCATATGGGACACATTTTCCGGGTGCTTCCATAAGAATGTTCTTCAAGTCTTGATCTAGATTCACTTGTTTTGCTCCCTACATAAAAAAGAGCCATATGTATCAGTAGTTATAGACTAAATGTATGTTATGAAACAGATGTAAAAGAGACTTCTCATTTATGACTAATTTCTAAAGACTGTTGTGCAGATaaacttgggggtggggaaaggagggtTTTGAGGAACAGGGGGTCAGTTCAGTGCTAATTTACAATAAGCACTATATTTAGTCTTGGGAGGGTTaggtttttattggtaaatgtcgatttcaccatacacatacaaatcaacaaaaaaagaatatttccatcgataatatcaaaatttacagataagcaaagtaagaaaaatgctgcttgagaaattattagagtttgatttaaggatatttactttgtatattttggcatgtgatgttgacaatatGCGTTTTAAATTACAAAGCttgaactttttgaatctcaatgtctactgtcattaaataataattgCCTGGCCCCTCCACAATTTCCCACAacggtgaaaatttaaattgataaaaaatttttaaaaaaaagtttaaaaataatcaatattatctgtcaaaattgtcaaaatataaaaaataggcttggcagaattctaaCTATATTAAGTCTTTTTCCTCCCTAGTTTTAATAGGACAACTTTACTTTTATCTAGTGTTTTTCCTCATAGacttcaaggcactttacaaaggatgtccgtatcattatccccattttacagacggaaAACTAAAGCACAGACTggtgaactgacttgcccaagatcactgaGCAGGTCAATAGCAggatcaggaacagaacccaggtcaccTGAGTCCGAGTCTAGTGTTCTATCTTAAATCACCAGTGGGAATTACTTGCTATCATAAGTGTATCATGTTAATCTAATAAAACACCTCCAAACACGCTTATCATACTAGTTAGTTTAAGCTATTACTGTGAAGCAATTCCTGAACcagttttaaaatactgaaaaaaaacaatataaaaggGGGAACACTCCTGGGAACAGGATAAATACTGCACCTTCAAACAAATGGAGCACTAATAACACACTCTACAGCCAAATAAAGACATGACATATTCAATTAAGAGAAAAACATCTCCAAATGAACCAAATATTTACTCATCAGAACACTTTATTCTTTTATATGGAGTTTCTAACCTATGATTGTGCTACAGTGTTACACAACAAACTGTAAAGTTAGTACttttcaataataaaataaaaatatcacacAACTGACCTTGAGGCTGTGAGCAACTTTAGATTTCTGCCTATAAATGGAGTACAGAATTGCTGTGACAGCCGAACTGGTGGCCAGCAGTATAAGTTGGCCAGTTGAAGGCCGCCCCCCACTTTCCATCATTGCAATTTAGATCTagttcaaatatattaaaaaaaagaaaagaaaagaaaaggttacAGTAATGATCAGGTTATTAAGAGACTCTCCTGTGGAAACTGCTTTCCTGTCATCAGGCTTTTGAGAGGAACAGACCTCATGAATGAAAAGGATTTAGAGTGGTCTCAATCTGAGCCAGAAGCACTGAGccatgggggagcaggggagcagAGAGGTACCAGAAAGCAGTTCAGGAAGCAACAGGGATAATTTAGGGCAGAAGCTGATTGGTCCTGGCAACAAGGGAAAGTCAGCTGGTGTGCACTGTATAAGCACAAGCAAAAGCAGGGCTGCTGTCAGCTATTTATTTTATAGGGATGGTGGCAGGAGGGCGAGGTGAGGAGAGCAGTCAGCGTTGAGCACTAGCGTCTGGGAAATCCAAATGTGACCAATGGGCAGGCAGGTCCCCGCCCCATCCTACCTGTCCCACCCCCAAAAACTTCCCTCCTAGCACCCAACACCCCCCTGATAGCGCTACTCTCCCCTATACCCCCAAGGTAGCCCTacacccccccaacacccccctgaTAGCGCTACTCTCCCCTATACCCCCAAGGTAGCCCTacacccccccaacacccccctgaTAGCGCTACTCTCCCCTACACCCCCAAGGTAGCCCTacacccccccaacacccccctgaTAGCGCTACTCTCCCCTACACCCCCAAGGTAGCCCTacacccccccaacacccccctgaTAGCGCTACTCTCCCCTATACCCCCAAGGTAGCCCTacaccccccaacacccccctgaTAGCGCTACTCTCCCCTACACCCCCAAGGTAGCCCTacaccccccaacacccccctgaTAGCGCTACTCTCCCCTAcacccccccaaacacccccttcctagccccacccccttactttctcttccccatccctcaccccgcCTCCAGCGTCCTCTCCTAATGCACCCAGCGCGTGTCCCcccgtgggggggaagggggcgaaCCCCTTTCAGGGCCTGCCCCCCGTATGACGCCCCCGGCCGCtgcctcctcccggggctccccCCCGCTCTGTGCCAGGGAAGGACACTCACCCCAGCCCGCCCTGCCAAGCCTGTCCCTTTCCCTTCCGGCGCGGCCTGATGACGTAAACGCCTACACTCTATCCGCGCGCAGCATAGAGATGAAGCGGGGCCATAGAGAGCGGGGCTAGAGGAGACACGCGGGGtcctccactcccccacccctctctgagATAGTCATCCTTGCTTTCCTCTAGGGCTGGAGAGACAGGCTGGAGCCCCCCCTTCTGCATGGCCCCAGCTTGCCCAGTGCCTCCCTCTGGGGATGGGAGCCAGCGTCAGggcttctcttcccagctctgcccctcacctGGAGCCTCCATGATCCCTGCCTCTTAGCTAGGGCTTCCCACAGGTAgctctcacagcactttacaaagg
This window harbors:
- the MUL1 gene encoding mitochondrial ubiquitin ligase activator of NFKB 1, with translation MMESGGRPSTGQLILLATSSAVTAILYSIYRQKSKVAHSLKGAKQVNLDQDLKNILMEAPGKCVPYAVIEGVVRSVKETLNSQFVDNCKGVVQRLTLQEHKMVWNRTTHIWNDCEKIIHQRTNATPFDLVPHEDGANVAVRVVKPLDSAELSLETVYEKFHPSIQSFTDVIGHYISGERPKGIQETEEMLKVGATLTGVGELVLDNNTIKLQPPKQGLQYYLSSLDFDSLLKKQESNVKLWKILTVIFGFATCATLFFILRKQYRQFREKQRLKQMQDEFRQTQGQLRHDMNTEGGETVKNACVVCLSNIKSCVFLECGHVCSCDECYQALPDPKKCPICRQAIARVVPLYNS